One Halobacterium sp. DL1 DNA window includes the following coding sequences:
- a CDS encoding carbamoyl phosphate synthase yields the protein MPDAYLALETGDVVEANARAPGTARGELVFTTAYTGYEESLTDPSYEAQVLTFAYPLIGNYGVRDDRFESDRVHPSAVVARELTDDVADWLRAEGVPAVDGLDTRDLVLDIREGGAMKVGIAAGPEATPADARAELADCPHMDDITDIGERVSVAEPETYGDGDTDVALIDCGAKQSIVDSLVERGATVHRLPHDTTPTEVADLGPDVLFVSNGPGDPANFEAAEALVDEFVGEVPIAGICLGQQVVARSLGGTTEKMDFGHRGVNQPVLDHDSGRVVMTTQNHGYTVADPGDLDVTQVNVNDDTPEGLDSAELDVLTRQYHPEANPGPNDTLDFFDDVLAMAETRRMTPKAD from the coding sequence ATGCCGGACGCCTACCTCGCGCTCGAAACTGGCGACGTCGTCGAGGCCAACGCTCGCGCCCCCGGCACGGCGCGCGGCGAGCTCGTGTTCACCACGGCGTACACGGGCTACGAGGAGAGCCTCACCGACCCATCGTACGAGGCACAGGTGCTCACCTTTGCCTATCCCCTCATCGGGAACTACGGCGTCCGAGACGACCGATTCGAGTCCGACCGCGTCCACCCCAGCGCCGTCGTCGCGCGCGAACTCACCGACGACGTCGCCGACTGGCTGCGCGCGGAGGGCGTCCCCGCCGTCGACGGCCTGGACACCCGCGACCTCGTCCTCGACATCCGCGAGGGCGGCGCGATGAAGGTCGGTATCGCTGCCGGCCCCGAGGCCACGCCAGCCGACGCCCGCGCGGAACTCGCCGACTGTCCGCACATGGACGACATCACCGACATCGGCGAGCGCGTCAGCGTCGCCGAACCCGAGACGTACGGTGACGGCGACACCGACGTCGCGCTCATCGACTGCGGCGCCAAGCAGTCCATCGTCGACTCGCTGGTCGAGCGCGGCGCCACCGTCCACCGCCTCCCGCACGACACCACGCCGACCGAGGTGGCCGACCTCGGCCCGGACGTGCTGTTCGTCTCGAACGGGCCGGGCGACCCCGCGAACTTCGAGGCAGCCGAGGCGCTCGTCGACGAGTTCGTCGGCGAGGTCCCCATCGCGGGCATCTGCCTCGGCCAGCAGGTCGTTGCCCGCTCGCTCGGCGGCACCACCGAGAAGATGGACTTCGGCCACCGCGGCGTCAACCAGCCCGTCCTCGACCACGACAGCGGCCGCGTCGTGATGACCACCCAGAACCACGGCTACACCGTCGCGGACCCGGGCGACCTCGACGTCACGCAGGTCAACGTCAACGACGACACCCCCGAGGGCCTCGATTCGGCGGAACTGGACGTGCTCACGCGCCAGTACCACCCCGAGGCCAACCCCGGCCCGAACGACACGCTGGACTTCTTCGACGACGTGCTCGCGATGGCCGAGACGCGTCGAATGACGCCGAAGGCGGACTGA
- a CDS encoding AsnC family transcriptional regulator, with the protein MDDIDRRILDTLRRDARTPYTEIADDIGVSEGTVRNRVDSLVDAGVIERFTVATSTGNVKAMIEIGVAMDVNTHEIGDRMVEWGEVDFVWQVSGEDDIVLVVDATDTGGVNQLVTKAREQEEVVSTKTRLILDEKMG; encoded by the coding sequence ATGGACGACATCGACCGGCGCATCCTCGACACCCTGCGACGGGACGCGCGGACGCCCTACACGGAGATTGCCGACGACATCGGCGTCAGCGAGGGGACCGTGCGCAACCGCGTCGACAGCCTCGTCGACGCGGGCGTCATCGAACGGTTCACGGTCGCGACCTCCACGGGGAACGTGAAGGCGATGATCGAGATCGGGGTCGCGATGGACGTCAACACCCACGAGATCGGCGACCGGATGGTCGAGTGGGGCGAGGTAGACTTCGTCTGGCAGGTCTCCGGCGAGGACGACATCGTACTCGTCGTCGACGCCACGGACACCGGCGGCGTCAACCAGCTCGTGACGAAGGCCCGCGAGCAGGAGGAGGTCGTCTCCACGAAGACTCGCCTCATCCTCGACGAGAAGATGGGGTAG
- a CDS encoding isopentenyl-diphosphate delta-isomerase, producing the protein MSETEPSVPVESSRDDETAENAAQDVVTVDAYDEAEGLANRLDAHTEGGIRHRAFTCLLFDEDGNILLAQRAARKRLWDTHWDGTVASHPVEGQSQEAATRERLEEELGITPDQYDELEVTDRFEYKRHYLDEGVEWEVCAVLKATLTDTSVDPDPEEVGGVLWADYEDLHENPRYYRQLRLCPWFEIAMRRDFDGDADPVPDGVRE; encoded by the coding sequence ATGAGCGAGACAGAGCCGAGCGTTCCCGTCGAGTCGTCCCGTGACGACGAGACCGCGGAGAACGCAGCACAGGACGTCGTCACCGTCGACGCCTACGACGAAGCAGAGGGCCTCGCCAACCGCCTCGACGCCCACACCGAGGGCGGCATCCGCCACCGCGCGTTCACCTGCCTGCTGTTCGACGAGGACGGCAACATCCTGCTCGCCCAGCGCGCGGCCCGCAAGCGCCTCTGGGACACCCACTGGGACGGCACCGTTGCCAGCCACCCCGTCGAGGGCCAGAGCCAGGAGGCGGCCACCCGCGAGCGCCTCGAGGAGGAACTCGGCATCACCCCCGACCAGTACGACGAACTCGAGGTCACCGACCGCTTCGAGTACAAGCGCCACTACCTCGACGAGGGCGTCGAGTGGGAGGTGTGTGCGGTCCTCAAAGCGACGCTCACGGACACGAGCGTCGACCCCGACCCCGAGGAGGTCGGCGGCGTCCTCTGGGCCGACTACGAGGACCTCCACGAGAACCCGCGGTACTACCGCCAGCTGCGCCTCTGTCCGTGGTTCGAAATCGCGATGCGCCGGGACTTCGACGGCGACGCCGACCCCGTGCCGGACGGCGTCCGCGAGTAG
- a CDS encoding Mov34/MPN/PAD-1 family protein gives MLALSRSAYDEILDHARADAPREACGVLVGERDDDERRVEAVRQVPNVAPAPRVTYELGPEATMAVFDEAEATDRDVVGFYHSHPAGPSHPSETDTEQASWPDYVYVVASLAARPPTLDAWLWTGDAFERDDVVVREN, from the coding sequence GTGCTCGCGCTCTCGCGGTCAGCCTACGACGAGATTCTCGACCACGCGCGAGCGGACGCGCCCCGCGAAGCCTGCGGCGTTCTCGTCGGCGAACGCGACGACGACGAGCGCCGCGTCGAGGCGGTGCGCCAGGTCCCGAACGTCGCCCCGGCACCCCGCGTGACCTACGAACTCGGCCCGGAGGCGACGATGGCCGTCTTCGACGAGGCCGAGGCGACGGACCGCGACGTGGTCGGCTTCTACCACTCCCACCCCGCAGGCCCGAGCCACCCGAGCGAGACAGACACCGAGCAGGCGTCGTGGCCGGACTACGTCTACGTGGTCGCGTCGCTGGCCGCGCGCCCGCCGACGCTGGACGCGTGGCTGTGGACCGGCGATGCATTCGAGCGCGACGACGTCGTGGTCCGGGAGAACTGA
- a CDS encoding alcohol dehydrogenase encodes MQAVRFDGHGGTEVIDYGEVPDPEVGRDEVLVDVKAGALNHLDVWTRRGLPGLDLEMPHVPGSDAAGVVLETGPDVRRFEAGDRVALSAGVWCGDCEFCRDGDYPLCTSFHVIGEHVPGVHSERAAIPEDNLVPVPDDVDWATAAAAPLVFQTAWRMLVTRADVDPGESVLVLGASGGVGHAAVQIAAHAGAEVYATASTEEKRRYAEELGATRAIDYEDADFADEIRARTGKRGVDVVVDHVGEATWDQSLRSLAKGGRLVTCGATTGGKPETHVQRLFWNHLSVLGSTMATPGEVDDVLSLVWDGTFDVRIRDVLPMSETARAHELLENREGFGKVVVIPDSDY; translated from the coding sequence ATGCAGGCAGTTCGCTTCGACGGGCACGGCGGCACCGAGGTCATCGACTATGGGGAGGTCCCCGACCCCGAGGTCGGCCGCGACGAGGTGCTGGTGGACGTGAAGGCGGGCGCGCTCAACCACCTCGACGTCTGGACCCGCCGCGGGTTGCCCGGCCTCGACCTGGAGATGCCCCACGTCCCCGGGAGCGATGCGGCGGGCGTCGTCCTCGAGACCGGCCCGGACGTCCGGCGCTTCGAGGCGGGCGACCGCGTCGCGCTCTCCGCCGGGGTCTGGTGTGGGGACTGCGAGTTCTGCCGGGACGGCGACTACCCGCTGTGCACGTCCTTCCACGTCATCGGCGAGCACGTGCCGGGCGTCCACAGCGAGCGGGCGGCCATACCCGAGGACAACCTCGTGCCCGTACCGGACGACGTCGACTGGGCGACGGCGGCCGCCGCGCCGCTCGTCTTTCAGACGGCGTGGCGGATGCTCGTCACGCGGGCGGACGTCGACCCCGGGGAGTCCGTGCTCGTGCTGGGAGCCAGCGGCGGCGTCGGCCACGCCGCCGTCCAGATCGCGGCCCACGCGGGCGCCGAGGTGTACGCCACGGCGAGCACCGAGGAGAAGCGCCGGTACGCCGAGGAACTCGGCGCGACGCGCGCCATCGACTACGAGGACGCGGACTTCGCCGACGAGATTCGCGCCCGGACGGGCAAGCGCGGCGTGGACGTGGTGGTCGACCATGTCGGCGAGGCGACGTGGGACCAGTCGCTGCGCTCGCTGGCGAAGGGCGGCCGCCTCGTCACCTGCGGCGCGACCACCGGCGGGAAGCCCGAGACCCACGTCCAGCGGCTGTTCTGGAACCACCTCTCGGTGCTCGGTTCCACGATGGCAACGCCGGGGGAGGTCGACGACGTGCTCTCGCTGGTGTGGGACGGCACGTTCGACGTCCGCATCCGCGACGTGCTCCCGATGAGCGAGACGGCTCGCGCCCACGAACTGCTGGAGAACCGGGAGGGCTTTGGGAAGGTAGTGGTAATACCCGACAGCGACTACTGA
- a CDS encoding molybdenum cofactor biosynthesis protein MoaB, translated as MVDFQSRDTRVDDEEAADPPDEDDATDDLEEHEDHHHHDVEQVGAAVVTVSSTRSLDDDPAGDAIVAAFEDEGHEVVTRELLQDNYDGVQSTLDHLVSRKDVDVVVSTGGTGVTPDDVTVEAVQALFDKKLPGFGELFRRLSYDEVGTRVVGTRAAGGVSDGTPVFCLPGSENAARLGSEEVVVPEVGHLAGLARPEGEDDETE; from the coding sequence ATGGTCGACTTCCAATCGCGGGACACGCGCGTCGACGACGAGGAGGCGGCGGACCCGCCGGACGAGGACGACGCGACGGACGACCTCGAGGAGCACGAGGACCACCACCACCACGACGTCGAGCAGGTCGGCGCGGCGGTGGTCACGGTCTCCTCGACGCGCTCGCTCGACGACGACCCCGCGGGCGACGCCATCGTCGCCGCCTTCGAGGACGAGGGCCACGAGGTCGTGACGCGCGAACTCCTCCAGGACAACTACGACGGCGTGCAGTCGACGCTCGACCACCTGGTCAGCCGCAAGGACGTCGACGTGGTGGTCTCCACCGGCGGCACCGGTGTCACACCCGACGACGTCACCGTCGAGGCGGTCCAGGCGCTGTTCGACAAGAAACTGCCCGGATTCGGCGAACTGTTCCGGCGGCTCTCCTACGACGAGGTCGGCACGAGAGTCGTCGGGACGCGGGCGGCCGGCGGCGTCTCCGACGGGACGCCGGTGTTCTGTCTCCCCGGCAGCGAGAACGCAGCGCGACTCGGCAGCGAGGAGGTCGTCGTCCCGGAGGTCGGCCACCTCGCGGGTCTCGCCCGTCCCGAAGGCGAGGACGACGAGACGGAGTGA
- a CDS encoding 5-formyltetrahydrofolate cyclo-ligase: MTKQELRERVWDDLADSGEARFPFPPHGRIPNFAGASDAAALLADQPEWERAATVKANPDAPQLPARRRALRDGKTVYMAVPRLRDADCFLELDPANVDDHERAPTLSHVDDYAEQVGPDALPHVDLVLSGSVAVTPSGARVGKGEGYSDLEFAILSDLGLVDAETVVATTVHESQLVDDDEVEPDAHDVPMDLVVTPERVIRPDGNDARPAGVDWDALSEERVQEMPVLVRLRPDI; encoded by the coding sequence GTGACCAAACAGGAGCTCCGCGAGCGCGTGTGGGACGACCTGGCGGACAGCGGCGAGGCCAGGTTCCCGTTCCCGCCCCACGGCCGCATCCCCAACTTCGCCGGCGCGAGCGACGCCGCGGCGCTGCTCGCCGACCAGCCGGAGTGGGAGCGTGCAGCGACGGTGAAGGCGAACCCGGACGCCCCGCAGTTGCCCGCGCGGCGCCGCGCGCTCCGCGACGGGAAGACCGTCTACATGGCGGTGCCGCGCCTCCGCGACGCGGACTGCTTCCTCGAACTCGACCCCGCGAACGTGGACGACCACGAGCGGGCGCCGACGCTCTCGCACGTCGACGACTACGCCGAGCAGGTCGGCCCGGACGCGCTCCCCCACGTCGACCTCGTGCTCTCGGGCAGCGTCGCGGTGACGCCCTCGGGCGCCCGCGTCGGCAAGGGCGAGGGGTACAGTGACCTCGAGTTCGCCATCCTCTCGGACCTCGGCCTCGTCGACGCGGAGACGGTGGTCGCCACCACGGTCCACGAGTCCCAGCTGGTCGACGACGACGAGGTCGAACCCGACGCCCACGACGTCCCGATGGACCTCGTGGTGACCCCGGAGCGCGTGATTCGTCCCGACGGCAACGACGCTCGCCCCGCGGGCGTCGACTGGGACGCCCTGAGCGAGGAGCGCGTTCAGGAGATGCCGGTACTCGTCCGCCTCCGGCCCGACATTTAA
- a CDS encoding cupin, translating to MSLDRYPDLDPDVGEVLTEELYFSEDALVKAFALGPGASVDPHEHADQTNAFHVLTGEVVVVQGDDEETVDAPGVVVHERGVPHGARNETDEVAVFTATMAPMG from the coding sequence ATGTCACTCGACCGCTACCCCGACCTCGACCCCGACGTGGGCGAGGTGCTCACCGAGGAACTGTACTTCTCCGAGGACGCACTCGTGAAGGCGTTCGCGCTCGGGCCGGGGGCGAGCGTCGACCCCCACGAGCACGCCGACCAAACGAACGCGTTCCACGTCCTCACGGGTGAAGTCGTGGTCGTGCAGGGCGACGACGAGGAGACAGTCGATGCGCCGGGCGTGGTCGTCCACGAGCGCGGCGTCCCGCACGGCGCGCGCAACGAGACCGACGAGGTGGCGGTGTTCACGGCGACGATGGCGCCGATGGGGTAG
- a CDS encoding CTP/GMP synthase operon protein: protein MKAIVVGPDSSIVDALEAEGVEVTRIEGIASGERLVEAGVEDADLLVITDAGEATAIPVALERNEDLKTVAYTQDSMPEFVKSRLDFAIDPDLLGPDAVAEELV, encoded by the coding sequence ATGAAGGCCATCGTCGTCGGACCCGACAGCAGCATCGTCGACGCCCTCGAGGCAGAGGGCGTCGAAGTCACCCGCATCGAGGGCATCGCCTCTGGCGAACGACTCGTCGAGGCTGGCGTCGAGGATGCCGACCTGCTCGTCATCACGGACGCCGGTGAGGCCACCGCGATTCCGGTCGCCCTCGAGCGCAACGAGGACCTGAAGACCGTCGCCTACACGCAGGACTCGATGCCGGAGTTCGTGAAGTCTCGCCTCGACTTCGCCATCGACCCGGACCTGCTCGGTCCCGACGCAGTCGCCGAGGAACTGGTCTGA